From the genome of Bradyrhizobium sp. G127:
GATGCGTGCGGCGATAGTCATGCTCAATACCCGGATAGGAGGGATTCTTGGCGATGCGATAGCCCGGATTGAATCCACTGCCGTCGGGAAACACCACGAGATAGGCTTTACCGTCGACCACAAGGTTCATCACCCACGTCGTCGCGCCGCGCGTATGGCCGGGCGTGTGATACGCCGTGAGCATGACGTCGCCCATCTTGATCTGATCGCCGTCGCGCAGAATGCGGTCGACCTTGACCGCCGGATAAACGAAGTCGTTGGCGTATTTGAAATCGTTGCTGTCGCCGCTCTCCATTGCGGCCACATCGTCCTTCATGACGGCAATCGGCGCGCCGAACTGCTGCTTCATGTAGGCAAATGCGCCGGCGTGGTCGATATGCGCGTGGCCGTTAATCATCAGCTTGATGTCTTCAGGCTTGAATCCGAGCTTGCGGATCGACTCCGCGATCATCGGACCGGAGGACGGCATGCCTGTGTTCATGAGGATGTGGCCCTCCGGCGTCGTGATGAGGAATACGCCAAGCCCCTTGGTGCCGACGAAATAAACCGGTCCGACGATGCGGACCGGCTCGGCCGGCTCTTCCCACTTGAAAAACTTTCGGGCGAGCGAGAGGAAGAGACCGTTGTCGTTGGCGAGCTGTTCCTTTGTCGGCAGATTTGGCGGCGCTGTCTGGG
Proteins encoded in this window:
- the bla gene encoding subclass B3 metallo-beta-lactamase: MRNLRFPRLTGLLLALTAGAAMQANSQTAPPNLPTKEQLANDNGLFLSLARKFFKWEEPAEPVRIVGPVYFVGTKGLGVFLITTPEGHILMNTGMPSSGPMIAESIRKLGFKPEDIKLMINGHAHIDHAGAFAYMKQQFGAPIAVMKDDVAAMESGDSNDFKYANDFVYPAVKVDRILRDGDQIKMGDVMLTAYHTPGHTRGATTWVMNLVVDGKAYLVVFPDGSGFNPGYRIAKNPSYPGIEHDYRRTHHTLEMLKPDIWLAQHNEYYDFEGKAKRAATEGMTAWIDPEGYRRFISGKKRAFEDEVDDELGVPKDTGK